In Chaetodon trifascialis isolate fChaTrf1 chromosome 2, fChaTrf1.hap1, whole genome shotgun sequence, one DNA window encodes the following:
- the akap8l gene encoding A-kinase anchor protein 8-like, giving the protein MDNRGYGSGYSSWGGGGSGNRGSGGFDLYGGGYKDSMSGLGGYGGGGGGGHMKRGLSGASLISSTGTHADAVIAKINQRLDMLTQLEGGLKGSRGDRYDQYESFDSRSSALTSSRDLYRSGGSSYGYGDGRGDNMLLGQRGGSGFGGGIGLGGGGGFDSPSSSYGVAKMRQNMRDSFSSGQGGGSGGGGWAGAGRRSPRRGGSAGGRGAGGGFGSRRSDPTPLGGGGGQSHRGHSPGGGRGKLPSLLSNRMYPESGGFHQGSIQGPHDFPGRHFGGGPRAGRQRGRKRPLNKQAKPQRDVQKKRKQTLTAADEPESKMNKTESAGSEATQEQTEKNGDDSEPKTAAAETKPTADGDKVSPKQEEKKSPQGKQTPVQGQDKHPKMRKRRGFLERVMFACSVCKFRSFYKEEMETHLESRFHKDHFKFLSSQLSKPTTDFLQEYLQNKFKKTEQRVTQLENHSAAICQMYKEQDLTRDLGMEHFMRKVEAAHCAACDLFIPMQPHLIQKHIKSPDHNYNRKGMMEQSKRASLSVARSILNHKIIGKKLESYLKGENPFSGNQDDQDPEDSMAMDVSELELTSETVDNQTDEAPVKDEPVAEGEMGQEAVEGEAEAAGEAVAAAAAAAEEEKMEEELGIEGEEEPEIQEEEEGFEVGEEEEEEGYVVRDEIGEEGLHGELDDEEEEEGLEAAEIEEEDKNDE; this is encoded by the exons ATGGACAACAGAGGCTACGGTTCTG GTTACTCCAGTTGGGGAGGTGGAGGGTCAGGCAACAGAG GTTCTGGCGGCTTTGACCTGTATGGGGGAGGTTACAAGGACTCGATGTCTGGGCTCGGGGGatatggaggaggaggaggaggaggccacaTGAAGAGAGGTCTCTCGGGAGCGTCCCTGATCTCATCCACAGgcacacatgcagatgcagTCATTGCCAAGATTAACCAACGCCTGGACATGCTCACTCAGTTGGAGGGGGGTTTGAAAGGGTCTCGGGGTGACAG GTATGACCAGTACGAGTCCTTCGACTCGCGCTCCTCCGCTCTCACCTCCTCCCGAGATCTCTACAGATCTGGCGGCAGTAGCTATGGTTATGGCGATGGCCGTGGGGACAACATGCTGTTGGGTCAGCGAGGAGGCTCGGGCTTCGGAGGGGGAATTGGGctagggggaggaggaggctttGACAGCCCCTCCTCTTCCTATGGAGTCGCTAAAATGCGACAGAATATGAGGGATTCCTTCAGCAGTGGCCAGGGAGGAGGctctggaggtggaggatggGCTGGAGCAGGCCGACGTTCCCCCAGAAGGGGTGGAAGTGCTGGGGGtcgaggagctggaggagggtTTGGAAGCCGCAGGTCTGACCCCACTCCATTAGGCGGAGGTGGTGGCCAGTCCCACCGCGGCCACTCTCCAGGAGGTGGTAGAGGCAAGCTCCCATCCCTCCTGTCCAACCGCATGTACCCTGAGAGTGGGGGCTTCCATCAGGGTTCCATTCAAGGGCCTCACGACTTTCCTGGGAGGCATTTTGGAGGGGGCCCACGGGCTGGCCGCCAGCGAGGCCGCAAGAGACCCCTCAACAAA CAGGCAAAACCACAACGTGATGTCCAAAAGAAGAGAAAGCAGACGCTTACTGCAGCTGATGAGCCAGAGTCGAAGATGAACAAGACAGAGAGCGCCGGGTCCGAGGCGACCCAAG AGCAAACAGAGAAGAACGGTGATGACAGCGAACCAAAGACTGCAGCTGCG GAGACAAAACCTACTGCCGATGGAGATAAAG TTTCACCcaaacaggaggagaagaaaagtcCACAGGGCAAACAGACCCCAGTCCAAGGTCAGGACAAGCACCcgaaaatgaggaagaggaggggctTTCTGGAAAG GGTGATGTTCGCATGCTCTGTGTGCAAGTTCCGTTCGTTCTacaaggaggagatggagactCATCTTGAGAGTCGCTTCCACAAGGACCACTTTAAGTTCCTCTCCAGCCAGCTGTCCAAGCCCACTACAGACTTCCTGCAG GAGTATTTGCAGAACAAGTTCAAGAAGACAGAACAGAGGGTTACTCAACTGGAAAATCACAGTGCTGCCATCTGCCAGATGTACAAAGAGCAGGACCTCACCAGGG ATCTCGGTATGGAGCACTTCATGAGGAAGGTGGAAGCTGCCCACTGTGCAGCATGTGACCTTTTTATCCCCATGCAGCCCCACCTGATACAGAAACACATCAAGTCTCCTGACCATAACTACAACCGGAAG GGTATGATGGAGCAGTCAAAGAGGGCCAGTCTGTCAGTTGCTCGTAGCATCCTGAACCACAAAATCATTGGCAAGAAGCTGGAGAGCTACCTTAAG GGTGAAAACCCGTTCTCTGGAAACCAAGACGACCAGGACCCAGAAGACTCTATGGCGATGGACGTGTCTGAGCTGGAGTTGACCAGTGAGACAGTAGACAATCAGACAGACGAGGCACCGGTGAAGGATGAGCCAGTGGCCGAAGGAGAGATGGGCCAAGAGGCAGTCGAGGGTGAagcagaagctgctggagaagctgtagcagcagcagcagcagcagcagaggaggaaaagatggaggaggaactCGGAatagaaggagaggaggagccagagatccaggaagaggaggaagggttTGAAGttggtgaggaggaagaggaggagggatacGTGGTGCGCGATGAGATTGGCGAAGAGGGATTGCATGGTGAGctggatgatgaggaggaagaggaaggcctAGAGGCAGCAGAGATCGAGGAGGAAGACAAGAATGACGAATGA